The nucleotide window GTATGTCCAAGAAGATCACGAAGCACCAGCAGCGGGTCCGCCTTGCTCAAGTAGAAGACCAGAGCGGCGTCGGCGTCGGTGTCCCGGACGAGTTTCGCGGCCTGCCGGTAGTGCCCGGTGACCAGGTATTCCAAGGTCCTCATCGAGAAGGTGTGGCGACATCGGTGGGGCCAGACGTGCGGGAAACGGGGCTCGAAGCGGGCCCGGATCCGGTCGGATGTGCGCTCGAAGACGGTGGACCAGGCGGTGAACGGGCCGCCGCCGTTCTTCACCGCCAGCAGGCACGAACCGCCCTCCGGGGCGACCAGGCGCCGTCGCTCGGACGGAGTCAGCGAATCCCACGGGCGCCGGATCCCGTTGATCAGCCCTCCCCGGGCGTCGGGCTGGGTGACCATCAGCGGATCGCCCCATCGCCGTGGCGGCTGCCAGCGTGAGCCGTCCGTCGTGGCGGCGCGGTCCAGGTCGAGATAGTCGTGCAGTCCGGCCAGGGCCTCGTAAGAGGTCCACGTGGTGCGGAACTTCTTGCCCTTGGTGATTCCGGCCGGCACCGGAAACGGGATGGGGACCGCGGTCGGCTCCGGCGGCAGAGCGGGGATCTCCCAGGGCAGCAGGTAGGTGAACTCCTGCAGCCGCATCCCGGTGGCTAGCGCGTGATCCCCGACCGCTGCGTTGCGGGTCAGTTCCCGTCCGTGGAATCCGGTGTCCTGCGAACCGTCCGGGGCCAGCCCCCGCAGCCCCTTGCGGAACAGCTCGGTGAAGTCCGGCTCCAGGTACTTGATCGTCACGTGTGGCTTCGGGGTGCGGCGGACCGCCAGATTCACCTTCACCTCCCGTCCGGTCCCGGCGAACAGAGCCCGCGCGGCGCGGTAGGTAAACGGCTCGTCTGGCGCGTACTCCTCATGTATCGCCCACCGGTAGAACAGCGCCAGGATGCTCATGTGCTGGCCCCACGTCGTCGCCACGAACCGGGCCTTCAACGGACCGGCGGCGCGGTGTTCGGCGTACCGGCTCAACGCGGCCTTCAGCCGTACTCGCGAGTCGAACAGCTCCACCCCGTGCTCGGCCAGAAACTCCATCCATTCCTTGACCACGCGTGCGTAGTTCTCCCACGAGCTCGGCGCGGGCGCCCCGCTGGTCGGGAGCTCACGCAGCCACCGGTTCACCACCACTGTCGGACGCGGCGCAGCCGGGCCGTCCTCGAAGCACAGATCGTCGTCGACGAGCACGGGCATCCCCTCGGAGATCAACGGCCGATGCTCGACATCCCAGGACTGCCAGCCCCGGGACGAAAAGAAGTTCAGGATCATGAGAGCCGACAGTAGAAACACCACACGGCTCAGTGCAAAGCCCAAACCCCCAGGCCATCACCCCAGTTGGAGCCAATCGCCACACGGAAACTAAGCAGAGACAATGTGGCGGGCCTGGTGCGGTACCCAGGCGCCGATATCCAGCGCCTCCAGCCAGTCGCGGAAGGCGTCACCGAAGATGCTGTAGGTGATCGCGACCGTGCCGTCCGGGTTCTTCTGGGGCGACGGGAAGAGAGCCAGTCCCGTTCGCTCTCTCGGCCCGGGACTGCGGCCGTAGAGGTCCTCGAAGCGTTCGATGGTGATCTGTTTGCGCTGCTCCAGTCGTTCGTAGAGGCGTTGTGGGATGCGGATGGCCTCGTCGAGGTTGCCCACCTTCGTCTGGTCGTGCCAGAGGAAGGGGACCCTGCGGTGGATCGAGGTGCACTCCAGCCGCAGCTCGGTGACCTCCGAGGCCCGGCGGCCGGTGAACACCAGCGTCTCCCAGATATCGCGGTAGCCCATGTCGTTCGGGTCGAAGCGGTCGGACAGCAGCTGCAGGTTCGTCTCGTCGGCCAGCGCCCGGGCCACCGGGTCGGGGAAGGGACTGCGGGTGCGCTCGGAACGACGAGCGGTCGGCAGGGCGATGATGAACTCACGGGACAGACCGATGCGTTCAGCCTCTCCGGTCTCCAGCGCGTCGCGCAGAATCGAGCGGGCCTGGTTGAAGACCTGGCGGTGGGTGTAGCCGGTGACCTTCATCGGCCGTCCGTCACGTCTGATCGCCAACGACGGCAGGCCCTCACGCGCCCGCTTGTTGTGATCGGCGACGAAGCGCCGCATGTGATCCGCGGTGAGCACCGTCGGATCGTGGCCGCCTCCGGGCGCGACAGCGGTCAAGAACACACCGAGCTCGACGCACGCCTTGCGCCCGCACTCGATGTGCTGCGGGCTTCGCGGTGCCTGCGGAGAGCGCAGGCGGCGAGCCACACGGTCCCAGAGCAGATCACGCAGCCACCGCTGCGGCACGTCGGTGAAGTCGAAGTGGCTGGAGCGGCGCTTGTAGCGGATGCCGTAGTGCTCGGTCTCCAGGAAGCCGGCCTCCTTGGCCTCCTGCTCAGTGACGTAGACGATCCGCAACTCGTCCGCGGTCTCCCTGAGGATCCTGCGTTCGCGCTCGGCGAGCGCCGCCGGATCGGACAGCAAGTCGAGCACGGAGTTCACGCCGCGCAGGCGGGCCAGGTTCGCCACCGCCTGGATGTGCCACAGCGGCCAGGCCGAGCGCTGAGCCTTCTGGGCATGGGCCAGCAGCCCGAAGCGGATCTCGGCCTGGACCAGCGGCGCAAGGCCCAGAAGATTGACGGTGCCGGCGCGCGAGGCGGGGCGGGCGGTGCGGCACCAGTGCCGGAAGGCATCAGGGGCGGTGCAGGTGATCTCGACGGGCTCGCGCCCAACGACCCGGTCACCGCCCCACCCCGCTGGCCGCTGGGCTCCACCGGGCCGCCCGTCATTGCGATAGCGCTCATCATGGACGTAGCACAGCCGCAGGGGACTGTCCGCCCGGCCGACGCAGCCCGCCACCAGGCAGTCGCCGTAACCGGGCAGGGCCTCGGTCTGCAGCGCGACGAACTCGTCGTAGGTGAGATCCCGCTTCCTGAACAGGACCTTGTTCCACCGGCTGAAGTGGGTCAGGCACAGCCGCAGCCCGAGATGGCGGGACGGGCGCTCAGGGCAGAACCGGCAGTCCGGCGGCTCCATGAGCCGAAGGTCGAGGACCTTGGGCTGGGCCGTGCGCAGGAACTCCCGCCGCGTGGCGCCGGGTTGTTGCTTCGCGGTGCGCCAATCCGCCCGGTGCAGATGGCACAGGTCGACGGTGTTGGTGCGGGCGGCCCGGCAGCCGTTGACCCGGCAGAACCAGCCGTAGACCGGGTGATCGCCGGGCCAGTGCAACACGGACTCGCGATAGACCGGCTCGACGCCCGGCGCCGCCAGAAGGGCCGTCAGGATCTCCAGCCGATCACGTCGCTCACGAGCCGACG belongs to Streptomyces graminofaciens and includes:
- a CDS encoding site-specific integrase; this encodes MILNFFSSRGWQSWDVEHRPLISEGMPVLVDDDLCFEDGPAAPRPTVVVNRWLRELPTSGAPAPSSWENYARVVKEWMEFLAEHGVELFDSRVRLKAALSRYAEHRAAGPLKARFVATTWGQHMSILALFYRWAIHEEYAPDEPFTYRAARALFAGTGREVKVNLAVRRTPKPHVTIKYLEPDFTELFRKGLRGLAPDGSQDTGFHGRELTRNAAVGDHALATGMRLQEFTYLLPWEIPALPPEPTAVPIPFPVPAGITKGKKFRTTWTSYEALAGLHDYLDLDRAATTDGSRWQPPRRWGDPLMVTQPDARGGLINGIRRPWDSLTPSERRRLVAPEGGSCLLAVKNGGGPFTAWSTVFERTSDRIRARFEPRFPHVWPHRCRHTFSMRTLEYLVTGHYRQAAKLVRDTDADAALVFYLSKADPLLVLRDLLGHTTVLTTEKYLRRLDTTRIYREAYEGAGAAAGLTEDAAAEREAVAEFADEIEDGDL
- a CDS encoding site-specific integrase, with the protein product MSEATRAPIQLLVNASARERRDRLEILTALLAAPGVEPVYRESVLHWPGDHPVYGWFCRVNGCRAARTNTVDLCHLHRADWRTAKQQPGATRREFLRTAQPKVLDLRLMEPPDCRFCPERPSRHLGLRLCLTHFSRWNKVLFRKRDLTYDEFVALQTEALPGYGDCLVAGCVGRADSPLRLCYVHDERYRNDGRPGGAQRPAGWGGDRVVGREPVEITCTAPDAFRHWCRTARPASRAGTVNLLGLAPLVQAEIRFGLLAHAQKAQRSAWPLWHIQAVANLARLRGVNSVLDLLSDPAALAERERRILRETADELRIVYVTEQEAKEAGFLETEHYGIRYKRRSSHFDFTDVPQRWLRDLLWDRVARRLRSPQAPRSPQHIECGRKACVELGVFLTAVAPGGGHDPTVLTADHMRRFVADHNKRAREGLPSLAIRRDGRPMKVTGYTHRQVFNQARSILRDALETGEAERIGLSREFIIALPTARRSERTRSPFPDPVARALADETNLQLLSDRFDPNDMGYRDIWETLVFTGRRASEVTELRLECTSIHRRVPFLWHDQTKVGNLDEAIRIPQRLYERLEQRKQITIERFEDLYGRSPGPRERTGLALFPSPQKNPDGTVAITYSIFGDAFRDWLEALDIGAWVPHQARHIVSA